AGACAACTTGTTAAAATAATTAGAGAAGAAGGAGCTATGAAAGCTATTATCACTTCTGAAGATTTAACAGAAAAAGAACTAGCTGAAAAATTTAACAGTTTTGATAATTCAAAAGCTGTCAGTGAAGTTAGTACAAAAGAAATTTATAAAATTCCTGGTTCTGGTAAAAAAGTTGGTGTTATGGATTTTGGAATAAAAAGAAATATCCTTAGAAATTTTGAAAACAGAAACTGTGATCTTGTTGTTTTCCCATGGAATACTACAGCAGAAGAAATTTTAAAATATGACTTAGATGGTTTGTTCTTATCTAATGGACCTGGAGATCCTGCTGATTTAGAAGATGTTATTTCTGAAATTAAAAAAATAGTTGGAAAACTACC
Above is a genomic segment from Fusobacterium sp. JB019 containing:
- a CDS encoding carbamoyl phosphate synthase small subunit; this encodes RQLVKIIREEGAMKAIITSEDLTEKELAEKFNSFDNSKAVSEVSTKEIYKIPGSGKKVGVMDFGIKRNILRNFENRNCDLVVFPWNTTAEEILKYDLDGLFLSNGPGDPADLEDVISEIKKIVGKLPIAGICLGQQLLAWALGGSTTKLKYGHRGCNHPVKDLDRNRIYITSQNHGYVVDKVPDSMRVTHINLNDNSIEGLRSDDLHIMSVQYHPEAWPGPEDNNYLFDDFLELFEYKFKK